AAGAGAAAGTGAACGAAAGCTATTCTATACAGCGTGCACGCGTGCGATGCACTTACTGTACATTTACTCCAAAGGTGCAGTCAGTCCGTTTGTATCAAAGGTAGATTCTCAGCTGTATCAGCATGAATTGGAGTATTCAAAGTAACCTTTTAATAAGATATCAAATTAGCATGGTCAATGTACTAATCCGGCAGCACATTCTCATAAGTGAGAGGTGCTGTTGTTTTTTTTAGAACAAGGATCAAATTGAATAGGATTACATATAATGAAAGATTATAGGGAGGGCGATGTAAGGAAACGGTGGTTTTCCAGATCATTTCCTGTTGAATCTTGAACTCTTAAGTCAATTATGTTTACATGTGACGTTCAGGCTACTATAATCATAAACAATCTACTTTTTTTACGGTGAATGGGGGAAGTTCGAATGATAATAAAACAATTTGCAAGACCAGCATTGGCTGATTGCGTGAAAGAACTGGTGGAGACAGCTCGAGGGGATCTAAAGGCTTCTCTTGTGATTCAAAACGGGTCTTTGGTCAACGTTGTTTCAGGCGAAATATTGCAGGGCATGTCTGTTGCTGTACAGGGCTCTCGCATTGCATACGTAGGCAAGGATGCTTCCCATACCATTGGACCGGACACAGAAGTTATTGACGCCAGCGGGCAGTATATTGCACCAGGACTGCTTGATGGTCATTGCCATATTGAGAGTACGCAATTAACTGTGGCAGAATTTGCTAGAGCCGTCCTTCCATTAGGAACGACGGGTGGATTCTTTGATGCGCATGAAATATCCAATGTGCTTGGCCTGAACGGTCTTAAATATATGCTCGAAGAGGCGAGAACGACTCCGCTCGCTGCTTATATGCAGGCACCCTCCTGTGTGCCATCCACGAGCCCTGAACTCGAAACGACGGGAGCCTATATCGGACCTGACGAGGTGGCAGAAGCGTTAAGCTGGGGCAATGACATGATTGGCTTAGGGGAAGTAATGAATTTTCCGGGTGTCGTATACGGCGAGGAAAAGATGCTTGGAGAAATAGAAGCTACACTGCGCGCGGGTAAAGCGGTGGACGGTCATTTTACCTGGGCAGCGGATGATTGGAGACTGCCTGTATATGCTGCGGCAGGTGTAACCGGAGATCATGAATGTGTAACCAAAGAGGATGTACAGGAAAGAATCCGCCTGGGCATGTACGCCAAAATGCGGCAAGGCTCAGCCTGGCATGATGTAGCAGAAACGATTAAGGCCTCAACCGAGCTCGGGCTTGATACAAGACGGATGATGCTCGTGACGGATGATCGGAGCTCAGAATCCCTGCTGAATGAAGGGCATATGAATTACGTTGTGCGTCTTGCTATTTCCCAGGGCGTCAAGCCGGTGACGGCTTTTCAAATGGCGACGATTAATACGGCAGAGCGGTTCGGCGTCCAGAGAGATGTGGGTTCAATCACACCGGGCTCGATCGCAGATATCATTCTATTGGATGGAAGACTCGCTGATGTGAATGTGCATACAACCATTGCGGCAGGTCAAGTCGTTGCGAGGGAAGGGAAAATGGCGGCTGCCTGGGATAAGTATCAGTATCCTCAAGATGCACTGGGGACCGTTCATTTAGAGGCTGATATTCAGGCAGATCATTTTGTAATTAATACACCTGTTAATGAGGGTGAGCTTAAAGCTCGCATTATACAAGTGACAGAAAATCATGTAGAGACGAAGGAAGTGTTCAAGACCGTCCAAGCAGAATCAGGCCAAGTGATATTAAGTCAGGATCAGGATGTATGCAAAATCGCTGTGATTGAAAGGCATCATAGAACAGGCAACAAGGCAGTAGCGCTTGTTAGTGGAGTAGGCTTTAACCGGCCTGCTGCGATTGCCATGACGGTCGCACATGACAGCCATAATCTGATGGTGATCGGAACAGATGATCATCTAATGGCTGATGCGGCTAACCGAGTCGTGAATATGCAAGGCGGGGTCGCGGTGGTAACACATGAGGGAACGACAGAATTTCCGCTGCCGATTGCAGGTCTAATGTCTCCGGAGCCTTTTGAGATCGTAGCCTCGCAGTCTGAATCCATCAGCCAGGCACTAAAGGCCGCTGGGTGCTGCTTGAACAATGCGTTCATGACTTTGTCATTATTGGCACTGGTCGTTATACCTGAGCTTCGGCTGTCCGACAAGGGACTT
This sequence is a window from Paenibacillus urinalis. Protein-coding genes within it:
- the ade gene encoding adenine deaminase; translation: MIIKQFARPALADCVKELVETARGDLKASLVIQNGSLVNVVSGEILQGMSVAVQGSRIAYVGKDASHTIGPDTEVIDASGQYIAPGLLDGHCHIESTQLTVAEFARAVLPLGTTGGFFDAHEISNVLGLNGLKYMLEEARTTPLAAYMQAPSCVPSTSPELETTGAYIGPDEVAEALSWGNDMIGLGEVMNFPGVVYGEEKMLGEIEATLRAGKAVDGHFTWAADDWRLPVYAAAGVTGDHECVTKEDVQERIRLGMYAKMRQGSAWHDVAETIKASTELGLDTRRMMLVTDDRSSESLLNEGHMNYVVRLAISQGVKPVTAFQMATINTAERFGVQRDVGSITPGSIADIILLDGRLADVNVHTTIAAGQVVAREGKMAAAWDKYQYPQDALGTVHLEADIQADHFVINTPVNEGELKARIIQVTENHVETKEVFKTVQAESGQVILSQDQDVCKIAVIERHHRTGNKAVALVSGVGFNRPAAIAMTVAHDSHNLMVIGTDDHLMADAANRVVNMQGGVAVVTHEGTTEFPLPIAGLMSPEPFEIVASQSESISQALKAAGCCLNNAFMTLSLLALVVIPELRLSDKGLVRISANGIELVPLFEQ